In Agromyces sp. G08B096, a genomic segment contains:
- a CDS encoding GNAT family N-acetyltransferase, translated as MPEPNPAHPTPGAPDAPSIALPAGAALPPGLVLRRPTPDDHGPVTAVIADWWGLPPTTHLPLLLPRLFFQHFADTSFLGEDDAGLAAFLIGFHSSSRPEVAYIHFVGVRPDLRTSGLARTLYGAFFDEARAAGCTRVEAITGPGNRRSQAFHRAMGFELTGDTEIDGVRAWRDYDGPGEHRVAFTRTI; from the coding sequence GTGCCGGAACCGAATCCCGCCCACCCGACGCCCGGGGCCCCCGACGCCCCGTCGATCGCGCTGCCGGCCGGCGCGGCCCTGCCGCCCGGTCTGGTGCTGCGCCGACCCACGCCCGACGACCACGGCCCCGTCACCGCCGTCATCGCCGACTGGTGGGGCCTGCCGCCGACCACCCATCTGCCGCTGCTGCTGCCGCGCCTGTTCTTCCAGCACTTCGCCGACACGTCGTTCCTCGGCGAGGACGACGCCGGCCTCGCCGCGTTCCTGATCGGATTCCACTCCAGCAGCCGGCCGGAGGTCGCGTACATCCACTTCGTGGGGGTCCGCCCCGACCTGCGCACCTCGGGCCTCGCCCGCACGCTGTACGGCGCGTTCTTCGACGAGGCGCGCGCCGCCGGCTGCACGCGGGTGGAGGCGATCACCGGGCCGGGCAACCGCAGGTCGCAGGCGTTCCACCGGGCGATGGGCTTCGAGCTCACAGGAGACACGGAGATCGACGGGGTGCGTGCGTGGCGCGACTACGACGGGCCGGGCGAGCACCGGGTCGCGTTCACGCGGACGATCTGA